Proteins from a single region of Pungitius pungitius chromosome 4, fPunPun2.1, whole genome shotgun sequence:
- the LOC119193986 gene encoding chymotrypsin A-like, which produces MAFLWILSCLALAGAAYGCGSPAIAPLITGYSRIVNGEEAVPHSWPWQVSLQDYTGFHFCGGSLINAEWVVTAAHCNVRTSHRVILGEHDRSSNAEDIQVMTVGKVFKHPSYNGFTINNDILLIKLASPAQMNMRTSPVCVAETADNFPGGTRCVTSGWGLTRYNAADTPALLQQAALPLLTNDECRRFWGNKITNLMICAGASGASSCMGDSGGPLVCQKDGAWTLVGIVSWGSGTCTPTIPGVYARVTELRSWMDQTIAAN; this is translated from the exons ATGGCCTTCCTGTGGATCCTGTCCTGCCTCGCCCTCGCCGGCGCTGCCTACG GTTGCGGCTCTCCCGCCATCGCTCCCCTCATCACAGGTTACTCTCGTATCGTGAACGGCGAGGAGGCGGTGCCTCATTCCTGGCCCTGGCAGGTGTCcctgcag GATTACACCGGCTTCCATTTCTGCGGCGGCTCCCTGATCAACGCGGAGTGGGTGGTGACCGCCGCTCATTGCAACGTGAG gacGTCCCACCGCGTGATCCTGGGAGAACACGACCGCTCCTCCAACGCCGAGGACATCCAGGTCATGACCGTCGGAAAG GTGTTCAAGCACCCCAGCTACAACGGCTTCACCATCAACAACGACATCCTGCTCATCAAGCTGGCCAGCCCCGCCCAGATGAACATGCGTACCTCCCCTGTGTGCGTGGCCGAGACCGCCGACAACTTCCCCGGGGGCACGAGGTGCGTGACCAGCGGCTGGGGGCTGACCCGCTACAACG CTGCTGACACCCCCGCCCTGCTGCAGCAGGCCGCCCTCCCCCTGCTCACCAACGATGAGTGCCGCCGCTTCTGGGGCAACAAGATCACCAACCTGATGATCTGCGCCGGAGCCTCTGGGGCCTCCTCCTGCATG GGCGACTCCGGTGGCCCTCTGGTCTGCCAGAAGGACGGAGCCTGGACTCTGGTCGGCATCGTGTCCTGGGGCAGCGGAACATGCACTCCCACAATCCCCGGCGTGTACGCCCGCGTCACTGAGCTGCGCTCCTGGATGGATCAGACCATTGCTGCCAACTGA
- the agrp gene encoding agouti-related protein isoform X1 — MFGSVLLCCLSLSLLRLSSSLVHGNIQMDDTSYLSDNAERSHAPGPVHDPALDSMEDRFLMDPVSYDEDSLAALQLQGRAMRSPRRCIPHQQSCLGYPLPCCDPCDTCYCRFFNAICYCRRVGHACPTRRT, encoded by the exons ATGTTTGGCTCCGTGCTGCTCTGCTGTCTGTCCTTGAGTCTCCTGCGTCTCTCGTCCTCGTTGGTCCATGGAAACATCCAGATGGACGACACGTCCTACCTGTCTGACAACG CAGAGAGAAGCCACGCCCCCGGCCCCGTGCACGACCCCGCCCTCGACTCAATGGAGGATCGCTTCCTGATGGACCCAGTGTCCTACGatgag GACTCCTTGGCCGCCCTGCAGCTGCAGGGTCGGGCCATGCGCTCGCCGCGGCGCTGCATCCCCCACCAGCAGTCATGTCTGGGTTACCCGCTGCCCTGCTGCGACCCCtgtgacacctgctactgccgcTTCTTCAATGCCATCTGCTACTGCCGCCGGGTCGGACACGCCTGCCCCACCCGACGCACCTGA
- the agrp gene encoding agouti-related protein isoform X2, with product MFGSVLLCCLSLSLLRLSSSLVHGNIQMDDTSYLSDNERSHAPGPVHDPALDSMEDRFLMDPVSYDEDSLAALQLQGRAMRSPRRCIPHQQSCLGYPLPCCDPCDTCYCRFFNAICYCRRVGHACPTRRT from the exons ATGTTTGGCTCCGTGCTGCTCTGCTGTCTGTCCTTGAGTCTCCTGCGTCTCTCGTCCTCGTTGGTCCATGGAAACATCCAGATGGACGACACGTCCTACCTGTCTGACAACG AGAGAAGCCACGCCCCCGGCCCCGTGCACGACCCCGCCCTCGACTCAATGGAGGATCGCTTCCTGATGGACCCAGTGTCCTACGatgag GACTCCTTGGCCGCCCTGCAGCTGCAGGGTCGGGCCATGCGCTCGCCGCGGCGCTGCATCCCCCACCAGCAGTCATGTCTGGGTTACCCGCTGCCCTGCTGCGACCCCtgtgacacctgctactgccgcTTCTTCAATGCCATCTGCTACTGCCGCCGGGTCGGACACGCCTGCCCCACCCGACGCACCTGA
- the LOC134127322 gene encoding scavenger receptor cysteine-rich type 1 protein M130-like, with protein sequence LVGGASRCAGPLEVKHQGEWRPGSGFMWNLKEAADSIRLVGGSGLCSGRLEVRSNQSNQWSSVCEEDFDQQGAEVVCRELGCGAPSVLQGALYGEVEAPMWTKGFQCGGHESALLDCRSSGSERNTCSPGKAVGLTCSVPLRFVGGASRCEGTLEVKYQGEWIPVGYYGMNLKAADVACRDLDCGSAVSIRHRKESSKRSVWWIDSDCLQSGSALRECITSTTSSSIVDLT encoded by the exons ttggtgggaggagccagtcgctgtgcagGACCtctggaggtgaaacatcaaggagaatggagaccaggaaGTGGCTTTATGTGGAACCTGAAggaagcag cagactccatcaggctggtgggtgggtctggtctgtgctcaggcagactggaggtgaggtctaaccagtctaaccagtggtcctcagtgtgtgaagaggactttgaccagcagggtgcagaggtggtctgtagggagcttggctgtggggctccttcagtcctccagggggcgctctatggagaagtggaggctccaatgtggaccaaagggttccagtgtggaggccatgagtctgctctcctggactgtagaagctcaggctcagagagaaacacctgctcacctggtaaagctgttggactcacctgctcag TACCTTTAAGgtttgtgggaggagccagtcgctgtgaaggaaccctggaggtgaaatatcaaggagaatggaTACCAGTAGGTTACTATGGAATgaacctgaaggcagcagatgttgcctgtagagatctggactgtggctctgctgtttctatcagacacAGAAAGGAGTCCTCaaagagatctgtgtggtggattgACTCTGACTGTCTTCAGTCTGGATCTGCTCTGAGGGAGTGTATAACATCAACTacctcttcctccatcgtggatctcacc